GGGGAGCGAGGCGTAACCGTGTTCGGCAAGGACGGAGGAGGCGATCTCGAATTTCCCGGTCGGGGTGTTGAAGCCGGGCTTCCCGTCCTCGCGCAGCCCCCCTTTTTCCCACTTCTTGTACTGCATCATGACGGTCGGCAGGCGCGCCTCCCCACCTGCGGCGCGCACTTCCTCCAGGGTGAAGCCGGTCCCCTGGAGGGCGAAGCGCAGGAGCTCCTCTTCGCTTTGGGGGTAGAGCTCGCCGTAGCCTAGGCGTCTTGCGAGTTCGGCCAGGATCAGGAAGTCATTGCGCGACTCCCCCTGCGGCTCCACCAGTCGTTCCCTGATCTTGAAAAGAGGGCCGTAGCGCATGTAGGAGGTGTTTTCGTAGTAGGTGGTGGCGGGAAGGACGATGTCGGCGTAGGCCGAGTCCGCGGTATGGTAGCGGTTTATGGAGACCATGAACTCCAGCGCCTCGAAGGTGCGGCGCCAGATCCCCGGATTTGGCCAGGCGGTGATGATGGACCCCCCGAGAATGGTGAGGGCGCGGATCGGGTACGGTTTTCCTTCCAGGACCGACTCCGGGAGGACGACTGCGTGGGACTCGCCGCGGTAGGCGCTGTACACAGGGTAGCGGTCACGCCCGAGCGCCTTCTTGAGATCGGGGTTCGGCACGAGCCTGGAGCGGTTCTGCGGGAAGATGTTCTCCTTCATGCGAAAGAGGAGGCCGCCGGGGACGTCGAGCTGCCCCGCCAGCGCCCATAGGGTAAATACCGCCCTGATCGCCTGGACACCGCTGTCGGAGTATTCCAGGCCGGTGTACATGACGGGGCAGGCGCCGCGCACGGAGGCGAGGCGGCGCGCCAGCTGACGGATCGTTTCGGCGGGGACGCCGGTTATCCCCTCGGCGATGTCGGGACGGTAGTGCTGGACCAGCTGGGCGAGCTCGTCGAAGCCGACCGTCCACTCCCGCGCGAACTTTTCGTCATAGAGCTCCTCGTCGATGAGGACGCCGATGAGGGAGAGGGCGAGGGCGCCGTCGGTGCCGGGTCGCACCGGGATCCACTCAGCACCCGCCTCGCGCGCTGTCTCTGTGCGCCGGGGGTCGATGGCGACGACGTGCGCCCCGCGCTCCCGCGCCTTCAGGACCTGGCGGTGCACCAGAGGCGGGGAGTCCGTCGCAGGATTGGTCCCCCACAATACGATGAGCTCGGCCTGCTCCAGGTCGGTCTCCAGGGTGAGGAGGGTCTCCCCCATGGTGGTGTGCGGCGCGATGATGGCGTAGGAGACGTAGCAAAGCGCCCCGACCCCGAGGGTGTTCGGCGAGCCGAAGGGGAACAGCACCGAGCAGGCGGAGGAGACGACGGCATCGGCGGGCTGGAAGAGATCGCAAAGGGCCATGTCGAAGGAGCCGCGCCCGGTGTAGATGGCGAGCGCCTCGGGCCCCGATTTTTCCTTTATCTCCCTGAAGCGGCGCACGATGGTGTCGAACGCCTCGTCCCAGGAGATCCTCTCGAAGTCGTAGCTTCCCTTCGCGCCGGTGCGTTTCAGCGGATAGAGGAGGCGGTCGGGGTCGTGGACGACCTGGGGGGAGTGGCGCCCGATGTGGCAGAGCATACCGAGCGGATGCTCCTCCCGGGGCTCCACCTGCACGAGCTTGCCGTTTTCGAGCGATGCGGTCACGAAGCAGCCTGCGGGGCAGATGCCGCACAAGCCGTGGCGGATGTCACAGGTATCCTCAGCCATGGCTACCTCCGGGGTGGATTATCGCTGCGCGTTGCGCCGCAGGAGGAGGAGCGCGAACCATTTGCGCTCGTCGCTGTAGACCTCCACGGTGCTGAAGCCGGACCTTTCCAGGTAGGGGAGAAGCGTCTCCAGGCGGTACTTCCTGCTGATCTCGGTGCGGATCCTTTCCCCCGCCTCGATGGTGATCTCGGTTCGCATGGGGGCGATGTGCAGGCGCTGGCGACGGGTGAAGCGTGCGTAGATCTCGACCTGCTCCGCGAGCTCGTTATAAGAGGCGATATGCTCGATGGCGGAGACGTCGATGTCGCTCCCGAGCTCACGGTTCATGCGGGCAAAGATGTTGCGGGTGAATCGCGCGGTGACCCCGGCGGCGTCGTTGTAGGCGGCCTCGAGGGTGGCGCGGTCCTTCACGAGGTCGACTCCGAGAAGAAAGAAGTCCCCCGGCGAGAGTGCGTCTGCCAGGGTGGCGAGAAAGGGGGCTGTTTCCTCTTCGGGGAAGTTGCCGATGCTGCTGCCGAGAAAGAGGACGAGGAGCGGAGAGAGTTCGTGAAAGAGGGGGAAGGCCCGGTGGTACTCGCTGTTCACTCCGATGACGCGGACTGCGGGGTGGCTGGCGAAGATGCTTTGGCAGGCGCTGGTTAGCGCACTTTCGGAGACATCGATGGGGATGTAGCGCACCGGGGTCCCGCGCCCACTGGCACTGGCGGAATCGAGCCACGCCTGGAGCAGGTGGTGGGTCTTCACCGAGCTGCCGGAACCGAGTTCGGCGAGGGGGACGGGACCGGTGCGCGTCCTGATTCCGCCCGAGTGCGCTGCCAGGAGTGCCGATTCGGTGCGGGTGAGGTAGTACTCCGGCTGCTGCGTGATGAGGTCGAAGAGGGCGCTCCCCTGCGCGTCGTACAGAAAGCGCGACTCGAGGCGGTAGGGGGGTGCCTTGAGACCTGCAGCAGCGGCGCGGGCAAAATCGAGGACGGGGTCGGAATGGGAGAGGCCGCGGAGTATGGTCACGCCGCTGCCGAGGGCGGCCTTCCGGAACTTCCGCCGCAGCGGCGCGATCTGCATCTCTGAAGGAAAATTCACGTCTGCTCCTTCTGCCGGGTGAGGGGCGATTGTTAAGTCCTTAGAAAATTATAATTATGGCAGGGGGGATGGTCAAACGACCGTCGGACGCTGCAGACGGGATTTGATTTTGGAGCGGCGGGGAGTACAGTTTTGGGAATTTCCATCGGTACGGGGTAGCTGCGTCTACCCTCACTACCGGCTGCGCGTGGACTGCCGGGAACGCCTTCGGCTTATCCCGGCCTACATGAACCAACCACACGAGACGGTGGCGCGGCGCTGGAGCATAGGCTTCCTAGCCTGTGCCGCGGCGCCAGCCGCGTACTTTTAGCGAAAGAGCTGGAACCTATTTGTCCGGGCGCCCAATGGAAATGCCGGGAATGCCTTCGGCTTATCCCGGCCTACATGAACAAGGAGGTAACGCCATGAAGGTCGACACCGCGTTGCGGCAGGAACTCCTGGCGCTTCTGGAGGGCGGCAACGCCCACATGTCTTTTGATGAGGTGCTCGCCGATTTTCCCCTCGAGTTCATCAACGCGAAGCCGCCCAACACGCCGTATTCCTTCTGGCACTTCATCGAGCATATTCGCATCGCGCAGTGGGACATCGTGGAGTTCATCAGGAACCCGAAGCATGTCTCGCCGCGCTACCCCGAGGGGTACCGTCCGCATCCCGACGAGATCACGGACGAGGAAGGGTGGCAGGAGAGCTGCCGTCGCTTTCATTCCGATCTGGACGCCCTGCGGGAGATGGCGCGGCGCTCCGATCTCTTGGCCCCGATCCCCCATGCGCCGGAGTACACCATCCTCAGGGAGATACTCGTCGCCGCCGATCACAATGCCTACCACATCGGGGAGCTGGCGATAATGCGCCAGGTGATGGAGCTGTGGCCTGCGGGGAACCGCTACCTCACAGGCACGCCGGATGAATGAAGCGGCGATGCACTCTCGGCATTACTTTCTATTTCATGACCTGCATCAATTAATTACTGCTCCCCATCGGTTATCCTGCGGTCAGTTTCACCACCACATGAAGAAAAGGAGTCTCGCATGGGAAGTTGCGGATGTGGGCACGGCGCAGGGGCCGGGCCGTACGCTGAGGGTAGGGAGCTGGTCGATTTCGTGGCACGCGCGCACGGCGGTTCTCTGAGGGAGCGCGCCGTTCCCGGCGGCGGGCTCTCCACGAGCTGCCAGGGATGCGCCGCCCCCTTTGTAATGACCACCTTCGTCGCTCTTTGCCCGGCCTGCGGCGGGGTCCACGCCGTCTCGCCTCCCCGCTGCGACGATGCGGCAAATATCCAGTACGCCGGTGAGGGGTACACCCTCCCCGCTCTGTAGATTCCGACGATATCCCTCCCGGTCATCCGGGAGGGGTCCCGCAGTCGTCTCTCCCCGCGCAATTCCGCACGTGGCGCGGCCCCACCGAATCTTCCCGCCTCTTTTGAATCCCCCGAAATGCTGTTATCATCGTCAAAGTGAGAGATGCACCTCTCGAGGCTACGATGATACGGAAAAAAGCACCGGCCAGCGCAGGAATCCTTAAGGAGAACCGCCAGAGCTGCCGTCAGGCGCACTCCGATGCCGACGCTGACGGTGTCGTCTGCCTCCAGGAAGAGCTGAGGCTCCTGAACGAGGAACTGCAGGACAAGGTGCAGGCTCTGGACCGGCTGACCAGCGACATGGAGAATGTCCTCTCCAGCTCGCAGATCGCCACCGTATTTCTCGACCGCTCACTGCGCATCAAACGGTACACCCCCGCCTTCGGCTCCATCTTCAACCTGACCCCGGCTTCCATAGGGGAAGAACTCCCTCTCTTTACCGGCGATCTCGCATGGGGCGCTCTGGCCCACGATGCCGAGATCGTGCTGCAGACAAGCACCCCCCGCGAACGGGACGTCACCCTTCCGGACGGCCGGCACTTTCTCATGCGCTTCTTTCCGTATCTCGGCAACGAAGGGGAGGTGGAGGGTGTCGTCATCACCGTCATCGATCTCACCGACCGCAAGCGCACCGAGGACGCCCTGCGCGAGGTCGAGGCGCGGCAGCGGCTTTTCATCGACCACGCTCCCGCAGCCCTTGCCATGTTCGACCGGAAGATGCGCTACCTCTACGCGAGCAATCGCTGGCTGTCGGACTACGGCCTGCAGGGGCGCGACGTGCGGGGGATCTGCCATTACGACCTCTTCCCGGAGCTACCTGAGAGGTGGAAGGAGGCGCACGCCCGCGGCTTTGCCGGCGAGGTACTCCGCTCCGAGGGGGAGCCGTTCGAGCGGGCGGATGGTGCCGTGCAGTGGGTGCGCTGGGAACTGCGGCCGTGGGAGGACGCTTCAGGCGCTGTCGGCGGCATCGTTATCTTTGCGGAGGACATCACCGATCTGAAGGAGGCGGAAGAGGCGCTGCGTGCCACCAGCCGAAAGGCGGAGGAGAACCTCGCGCAGATGCAGGCGATCCTCGACAACCTGACCGAGGGGGTGGTGATAAGCGACCTGCAGGGGAAGCCGTTCCACTGGAATCCCGCTGCTGTCGCGATGCACGAGTTCCGGGACGAAGAGGAATACGTGCGCACCATGCCCGAGTTCAAGAAGATATTCGAGTTTCTGGACGGCGACCAGGTCGTCCCGAACGAGAAATGGCCGCTGTGCCGGATCCTCGACGGAGAGGTGCTGCGCGGCCTCGAGTTGCGCCTGCGGCGGCTGGACAGGAAGTGGGAGCGTACCTTCAGCTATCGCGGCAGGCTCGCCCGGGACGGGGAGGGGAGGCCGCTTCTCGCCGTCATATCCATCATCGATATCACCGAGCGGAGGAAGGACGAGGAGGCGCAGGCGCGGCTCGCGGCGATCGTGGAGTCGTCGGAGGATGCCATCATCGCCAAGGACCTCCACGGTGTCATCCGCACCTGGAATGCCGGGGCTGAGCGGATGTTCGGTTATCGCCCGGAGGAGATCATCGGCAGGCCCGTTTCCACCCTCATCCCCACCGAGTTGCAGAGCGAGGAACAGAATATCCTGCGCATCGTAACGGCAGGGGACCGCGTCCCGCCCTTCGAAACTGTCCGCGTCACGAAGGACGGCACACATTTCTTCGCCTCGGTGACCATCTCCGCCCTGAGAGATGGCGGGGGACGCATCATCGGAGCCTCCAAGATCGTGCGGAACATCACCGAGAAAAAGGAGGCGGAAGAGGCGCTGCAGCGCAGCAACGTGCGACTGAACCTTCTTGCGGAAAGTGCCGGCGAGCTCCTGGCGGGGGTGTCACTTCCGGAGGCGCTCACCTCCATCGGCCACCGGGTCATGGATTTTCTCGACTGCCATCTCTTTTTCAGCTACTTCGCTGACCGCAAGAGCGAGCGCCTCTATTTGAGCGCCTACGGCGGCATCACCGAGGAGGAGGCGCAACGCGTTGCCTACCTCCCGTACGGCTCGTCCATCTGCAATTGCGCGGAAGAGGGGGTGTGCTCCGTCGTCGCGGATGACGCCTCCGGCGTCGGGGACCCGCGCCACGAGCTCGCCCGCTCCCACGGCATTGAGGCATTTGCCTGCCATCCGCTTACGGTACGGGGGCGGGTGCTGGGGACCCTCTCCTTCGGTACGCGCACGAGGAGCCGGTTCAGGGATGAGGAGCTCGCCGTCATGAAGGCCGTGGCGGGGCAGGTGGCGATAGCGGTCGAGCGGCACCGGACGGAGCAGGCGTTGCGCGACAGCGAGGAGCGACTGCGCCTGGCGTACCAGGCGGCGCGCATCGGCACCTTCGACTACGACGTGCAAAGCGGGCTCACCCGCTGGTCTCCGGAGATGGAGGCGATGTACGGCGTTGAGCACACCGGGGAGCCGCGGACCCTTACCGAGTGGGAGGCGCGCCTGCACCCGGAGGGGAGGGAGGACGCCAAATGCCTCCTGCAGCAGGCCTTCAGCACCACCGAGCCGGTGGAGGGGGAGTGGCATGTGCTGTGGCCGGACGGAAGCGTCCACTGGCTCTTTGCGCGCTTCCAGGTCTTTCGTGACCCGTCGGGGAAACCGGTGCGCCTCATCGGGGTGAACTACGACATCACCGAGAGAAAAGAGGTGGAAGAGGAGCTCAGGCGTGCGAAATCCGAGGCGGAAGAAGGGAAGCAGATCCTCGACGCCCTCATGGAGTACATTCCGCTCGGCATCACCATTGCCGATGCTCCAGGGATGCAGGTCCAGCGAGTCAGTCGTTACGGGAGGGAGCTCATCGGACTAGAAAGGGGGATGCTGGTGGAGGAGTATGTGCGGCGCCTCCAGGCCCTTCTCCCGGACGGGGCGACCCCCCTCCCCCTGGAGCAGCTGCCGATGCGGCGGGCGGTGCTGGGTGGGGAGACGGTTCGCGACTTCGAGCTCGTGCAGGTTACCCCGCGGGGGGAATCGATGCCGCTCCTTGCCGACGCAGCGCCGATCCGCGACAGCAGCGGCGCCATCACCGGGGGGATCGTGGCGTGGCGGGAGATCCGCGAGCGCAAGCGCCTGGAGGAGACGCTGCGCCGGGCTCATGACGAGCTGGAGCAGCGGGTGCAGGAGCGGACGGAAGAGCTCGCAGCCGCTGTTACGACGTTGCAGGGGGAGATCCGGGAGCGGCTTGCTGCGGAAGAGAATCTGCGGCGGCTGAACCGGCTCTATGAGGTGTTGAGCGAGATCGACCAGGCCATCATCCGCGCCTCCGGCTGGCACTCCCTCTTCGAGGACTTCTGCCGCATAGCGGTTCAACACGGCGGCTTCCCCCTTGCCTGGGTGGGGCTCGTCGACGACGAGCACCGCACCGTGCGCAGGGTCGCTGCGTGCGGCGCGACCGAATACCTGGACGAGATCCACGTAGGGGTCGGCAGCGAAGCGACCGGCGACGGTCCGATGGCGATCGCGATACGCAACGGAACCTACTACGTCAGCAACGACTTCGAGAATGACCCCCGCACCGCGCCGTGGCAGGAGGCCGCCAAGGCGCACGGCATCAGGGCCTCCGCGTCTATTGCGCTGAAGGAGGAAGAGCGGGTCGTGGGAGCGCTTACCCTGTATTCCTCCGAGTTCAACTTTTTCGACGTGCAGCAGGTCACGCTGCTGCGCCAGATGGGGCGGGACCTCTCCTTTGCCCTCGGGAATCTCCTGCGCGAGGCGAGGCGGCGCGAGGCGGAGGAGGCGCTGCGCGACGAGACGCTGGAGCGTCTGCGCGCGGTGGAGGAGTTGCGTGAGAAGGAGCGGCTCCTGGTGCAGCAAAGCCGCCAGGCCGCCCTCGGCGAGATGCTCGGAAATATCGCCCACCAGTGGAGGCAGCCTCTCAACTCCCTCGGTCTCATGATCCAGGAGCTCTCCCTCGCCCACGAGTCGGGGGAATTCAGCAAGGAATACCTGGACAGCTCCATCGACTCCATCATGCAGATCGTCTACCACATGTCGCAGACTATCGACGATTTCCGCACCTTCTTCAGTCCGGACAAGGAGAAGAACTACTTCAACGTGGCGCAGGCGCTGGAGAAGGTCCTCGGCATCATCGAAGGGAGCTTCAAGAAGTACGGGATCAACGTCGAGGTTTCTGCTACAGCAGACCCGGTGATTTTCGGCTTTCCGAACGAGTACTCCCAGGTACTTCTGAACATTTTGCTGAATGCCCGGGACGCCTTCATGGAGCGGCAGATCGCGGACCCCAAAGTCACCATCGGGATATACCAGGAGCGTGGCAAGTCAGTCCTATCGATCAGGGATAATGCTGGGGGAATCCCCGAGACGATACTGCACAAGATATTCGACCCCTACTTCACCACGAAGGGGCCGGACAAGGGGACCGGCGTCGGTCTCTACATGTCGAAGACGATCATCGAAAAGAACATGCACGGCACCCTCACCGCACGAAACACCGGCGAGGGCGCCGAATTTTTCATCGAGGTGTGACAGGGGAGGGTGCCGGCTTTACGTAGGAAGAGCGCACCCTGCGTGTGCCCCCGTCCCAAAACGCAACAGTGAGATTCTCTCCTTCCACCTTTTCCACCTTTCCCTTCCCGAACTGGCGGTGCGCGACCTCGTCCCCCTCATGCCACTGGCTCCTTTCCGGCTCCCGCACGCTCTTTGCCCCGACCTCGGCTCGGCGCACCTGCGGCAGCCTCCGGGCGGCCCGGTCCCTGCAGTTGTCGCAGTGCTCGCAGCAATCGCTGGTGAGCTCTTCGTTGAAGTAGCGGCTTATGAAGATGGTGCGGCACATGGTCCCTTCGGCGTAGTCCATCATGGTGCGCAACTTCTTTCTGTCGCTCATGTGACGCTCTTCGTAGGCGGCGAGATAGCTGTCGAAATCGTCGGTTGAGGCGAAATCGCGGAGTTTGTGGATGCCGCGCCTCGAGCGGGAGACGATCCCGGCGCTCTCCAGCTGCGCCACCAGGACGCGAGCCCGCCGCTCTCCTGTCCCTGCCGCCGCAGCGAGGGTCTTGAGGGGGGCAGGGTCGGCGCCCACCAGCCGGTAGAATTTCAGCGACTCCTCCCTTTTCGGATATTTCCCCCCCAGGAAATACGCCTGGATCCTGCGGTCCTCCAGCCGGTAGAGGAGGATCGCCCGCGCCCGGTTCCCGTCTCTTCCTGCACGCCCCGCTTCCTGGTAATAGCTCTCCAGCGAGTTGGTGAAGTTGTAATGGATGACGAAACGGATGTCCTCCTTGTCCACCCCGAGCCCGAAGGCATTGGTCGCCACGATGACCTGGTACTCCCCGTCCATGAAGGCGCGCTGCGTCTCCTCCCTCTCTTTGGTCGGCATCTTTCCGTGGTACCTGGCGACGTTGAAGCCGTTCGTCTTCAGCGTCTCGTACAGCTCGTCCGCGAGCTTCACGGTGGCGACGTAGATGATCCCCGATCCCGTCTCGGAGCGCAGGATCTCGGAGAGCTGCTGCGCCTTCTCGGTGGAATTCACGGTGCGCCGCACCTCCCAGAAGAGATTGGCGCGGTCGACGCCGGTACTCACAATCAGAGGATTGTCCATCCCCAGGTGAGTGACGATATCGTTTGCCACATCGGGTGTGGCCGTCGCGGTGACAGCGAGAATCGGAGGGCGTCCCAGTTGCCGGAGTGCGTCCCGGAGCGCCAGGTAGGAAGGGCGGAAATCGTGCCCCCACTGCGAGATGCAATGAGCCTCGTCGACCACGAAGAGGGAAACGCCGTGGCTTGCCAGGACCTCCAGGTATTTAGGGTTTTCCAGCCTCTCCGGAGTCACGTAGATGATGGTCTGCTCCCCCTGGGAGATCTCTTCGACTGTTTCGCGCGTCTCCGATGCGGTGAGGGTGGAGTCGAGGCGCGCGACTTCCACATCCGCCTCCTCGAGCTTTTCCTGCTGATCCTGCATAAGTGAGATGAGGGGGGAGACGACGAGGGTCGGCTTCGGGAGGAAAAGGCTGGGGAGCTGGTAGCAGAGCGACTTGCCGGCACCTGTCGGAAGAAGGCCGAGGGTATCCCTTCCTGACATGACCGCGTTCAGTATTTCTGCCTGCCCGGGGCGAAACTCGGTGACTCCGAAGCGCTCCCGCGCCTCGCGCTTCAACTCTTCCTTGTTGTATGGCATGGGAAATAGGCCCTTTAGATGAAATAGGTGAGTCGGGATAGCCGCAGGCGCTCCCGGCACTCGGGGATCGCGCGTGTGCCGCAAACGGCAGCGGGATCGGGGTGGATCGTACACTTCTCATAGCATATAACTGCTGAAAAAATAGGGCAATCGTGTTGGGGAGGGGTATGGCGGAAGGGTCAAAAGGTGAAGCGCAAAGACGCAAAGGTCGCCAGGGGGGAAAAGTCAAAGGAGAATTCTGACTTCATTCTCTCTTACCGATTTCCTGGCGGTCTTTGCGTCTTTGCGGGTTGAGGAGCTGCGGGTTATCGGTCGGGCTCAGGAGAAGGGGGCTACGCTGCCTCGCCTGCTTCTCTTGAAGCCATCGTTTTGATCATCTCTTTGAATGAAGCAATGGCGGCGGCCTCTTCGGCCGTGGCGTGACCGATGAGTTTCACCGGGACGCAGATGTCGCCAAAGGTTACGGCGAGAAAGCTTTCCTCCAGCCTCTTGTAAAGGGTCACCATGCCGTCTTCGTCATCAACCTTGAAAATATCTGGAGCTGCCTGGTACATCCATCCCCTCCCTTTGAGGTCATCCCGTAGTGACGGATGCGCCTCGTTTTGCGAAAGTGTTTTGTAGACGTATCGGCGGATTTCGCAGCGACTAAACGGTTATTTTGTGAGGAATTTTTGGTAACTGTATGTGGCGGCTGCGCCGCCATCGCAGGCAGGGATGCCTGCGCTCCAGCGTGAATGGCGCCAGCGGCGGCGAGGTGAGAGGTCTTACTCCGTTGCACCTTTCGAAGCAGCGGCCTTCAGCAGAAAGGGTGGCGCGGCGCTGGAGGACAGGCATATTCTCCGTCCTGGAGGCGCAGCCGCCACAATGTACGCGGCATGTGGCGGCTGCGCCGCCATCGCAGGCAGGGATGCCTGCGCTCCAGCGTGAACGGCGCCAGTGGCTGAGAGGTGAGAGGTCTTACTTTGTTGTACCTTTCGAAGCAGCGGACTCAAGCAGAAAGGGTGGCGCAGCGCTGGAGGATAGGCATCCTGCCTGTCCTGGCGGCGCAGGCGCCACAATGTACGCGACATGTGGCGGCTGCGCCGCCATCGCAGGCAGGGATGCCTGCGCTCCAGCGTGAATGGCGCTAGCGGCGGCGAGGTGAGAGGTCTTACCTCCGTTGCACCTTTCGAAGTAGCGGCCTTCAGCAGAAAGGGCGGCGCCGCGCTGGAGGATAGGCATCTTGCCTGTCCTGGCGGCGCAGCCGCCATAGAAGCCGACTACCGAGTCTCGGAAAATGCGCTGCTGAACGGCCACTGGTGCGGCTCCTCGCACAGAGCTGCTTTAACAGGATTGTTTTCAATGTAGCGAATAGCAGCTATGAAATCCCGTGGATCCTGGATCGCTCGGTCAAAATACTCCTCTTGCCAAAAACGCCCTCGGCGCAGCAGACCTTTGTTGGCCTCTCGCGCGGAATAGGATTTCCAGCTGTGGAGAATCTTGTCGAGGGTCCATTCTTCAGCTGGAGTAAAGAGAACATGGACATGATTGGGCATGATGACCCAAGCGTGTAACCTGTAGCGATCTCCGTCGAAGAATACGAGGGCATTTTGCACTATGGACGCAACCGTCGGTATGGACAGCCAGGCCGCTCCGTAACCTTTGTCGAGAATCCGGTTCATGCGTTTGATCTCTTCGATGCTGCGGGTGGGGG
The DNA window shown above is from Geomonas sp. RF6 and carries:
- a CDS encoding REP-associated tyrosine transposase — its product is MHIPKEPYWHRRCLPHFEGGSRPQGVTFRLADSLPRHLLGEIQSRPSPTRSIEEIKRMNRILDKGYGAAWLSIPTVASIVQNALVFFDGDRYRLHAWVIMPNHVHVLFTPAEEWTLDKILHSWKSYSAREANKGLLRRGRFWQEEYFDRAIQDPRDFIAAIRYIENNPVKAALCEEPHQWPFSSAFSETR